From the Alloalcanivorax dieselolei B5 genome, one window contains:
- the radC gene encoding RadC family protein produces MKRHSSLREAEQAIIDAACGLLERRLRRQYHRHTEVFDKPDDAAKYFQLKLSSQEQEMFVGILLDNKHRMLRYEAFFQGTVDSCAAHPREIVKAALSCNATSLILAHNHPSGVPQPSAGDREATDRIDSALELIGVRLLDHIIVGHGQWFSFSRHGLL; encoded by the coding sequence ATGAAACGTCACTCATCACTCCGTGAGGCGGAGCAAGCGATCATCGACGCGGCCTGCGGGCTGTTGGAGCGCCGACTACGCCGGCAGTATCATCGGCACACCGAGGTGTTCGACAAACCCGATGACGCAGCGAAGTACTTTCAACTCAAGCTGTCCAGTCAAGAGCAAGAAATGTTTGTCGGCATCCTCTTGGACAATAAACACCGGATGCTGCGGTACGAGGCATTCTTCCAGGGCACCGTCGACAGCTGTGCGGCGCATCCGCGAGAGATCGTCAAGGCCGCGTTGTCCTGCAACGCCACGAGCCTGATACTGGCGCACAATCACCCATCAGGCGTGCCTCAGCCCAGTGCCGGTGACCGCGAAGCGACAGACCGAATCGACTCCGCGTTGGAATTGATCGGCGTTCGCTTACTGGACCACATCATCGTCGGCCATGGTCAATGGTTCAGCTTCAGCCGACATGGCCTTCTCTAA
- a CDS encoding DUF2493 domain-containing protein, which yields MDSNRVLICGGEAGGSPHACLKALGQLLSLRKIDVALIHGGHPHAETAQRWAASNGIDHIVYALNVRRHGDNAWRHLNRLLIEHGNPDGIVALNGGQGIGHLLSLAVREGIPIWMPYGNRHQPKAC from the coding sequence ATGGACAGTAATCGAGTATTGATTTGTGGTGGTGAGGCAGGCGGTTCCCCCCATGCCTGTCTCAAGGCGCTGGGGCAGTTGTTGTCGCTCCGGAAGATCGATGTGGCGCTGATTCACGGTGGCCACCCGCATGCGGAGACTGCGCAACGCTGGGCCGCATCGAACGGGATTGACCACATTGTCTATGCCTTGAATGTACGGCGCCATGGTGACAACGCTTGGCGGCACCTGAATCGCCTGCTGATAGAGCACGGGAATCCCGATGGCATTGTCGCTCTGAACGGCGGGCAAGGCATCGGTCATTTATTAAGTCTGGCGGTGAGGGAAGGTATTCCGATTTGGATGCCGTATGGAAATCGACATCAACCCAAAGCCTGTTAG